The genomic region GTATATTGTTAAAAGAATGAAAAAGGAAATGATGGAGCTAGGATGCGATGAACCAATGGTAGTAGCTACTGGTGGTTTATCTAGCTTAATAGCTAAAGGAACAAGAATTATAGATAAGGTAGATCCTAATTTAACATTAGAGGGGCTAATGATGATATACGAAAAAAATAAGGAGTAGTATAATATGAAAATAGGAAGCATAGAGTTAAAAGGCAATGTGTTTTTAGCACCTATGGCTGGAGTTACTGATATGGCCTTTAGAGTTCTTTGTAAGGAAATGGGTTGTGGATTAGTCTATACTGAAATGGTAAGTGCAAAGGCCCTCTATTATGATAATGATAAAACAAAAACTCTCCTTAGAATTGCTGATGAAGAAAAGCCTGTTGCTGCTCAAATATTTGGCAGTGATCCCCAAATTATGGCGGAGGTTGTTGAAAAAGAATTTAATAATAGAGAAGATGTAGTATTAATAGATATAAATATGGGCTGTCCAGTAAATAAAATAACTAAAAATGGTGAAGGTTCAGCCCTTTTAAAAAATCCAGATTTAGCTGGAAAAATTGTAGAAAGCATAAAAAAAGTATCTAAAAAGCCTGTAACCGTTAAAATAAGAAAGGGTTGGGATGACCAACATATTAATGCTGTAGAGGTTGCAAAAATTCTTGAAGCTGCCGGTGCAGATGCTATAACAGTTCATGGAAGAACAAGACAGCAAATGTATGAAGGCAAATCAGACTGGAGTATAATAGCACAAGTTAAAGAAGCTGTAGATATTCCCGTTATAGGAAATGGTGATGTATTTACAGCAGAAGATGCCCTTGAATTAAAAAATAAAACTAATTGTGATGGAATAATGATTGCAAGAGGAAGCATGGGCAATCCTTGGATTTTTAAACAGATAGAACTTAAGCTAAAGGGTGAAAAATCTTTAGAAATAAGCTATGAAGATAAAATAAATATGTGTATT from Clostridium isatidis harbors:
- the dusB gene encoding tRNA dihydrouridine synthase DusB; this translates as MKIGSIELKGNVFLAPMAGVTDMAFRVLCKEMGCGLVYTEMVSAKALYYDNDKTKTLLRIADEEKPVAAQIFGSDPQIMAEVVEKEFNNREDVVLIDINMGCPVNKITKNGEGSALLKNPDLAGKIVESIKKVSKKPVTVKIRKGWDDQHINAVEVAKILEAAGADAITVHGRTRQQMYEGKSDWSIIAQVKEAVDIPVIGNGDVFTAEDALELKNKTNCDGIMIARGSMGNPWIFKQIELKLKGEKSLEISYEDKINMCIRHYDLAIKYNGEAKALREMRKHIAWYLKGMPNSNEIKNEVNMLENKDEVIYLLNRYKEEIIDNCNY